From Vanrija pseudolonga chromosome 1, complete sequence, a single genomic window includes:
- the CET1 gene encoding mRNA-capping enzyme subunit beta, translating to MPYVPLHERIPPQQQSIRYASPDLDPRAHLSTDSPAMSDNEAGPSRKRRRDENGGGGAPAQQQQHQPPQGYSPRPPAAIPPSIFGIAPRNEFTKVVGEFIMANCRGRENVEVEIKLGWLYAPGEGQPRRIRMPALTEAIVPGDWPIGRFASTMDKKQHFALNTLLNQTVEGSAQTPTPLKFFRAPQVDSFHSAPGGKVRVSRDPNGQVIPDGVVKKANIAHMNVYSPREAFDWRVSCNTETPAELPNTPAQNSRQKDRACYRHQLCQVDLTVVTAREGNSDREHRSYELEVEILDVPGLIAEGEKEERGEPNRFDEILQSVLDTVRMLIRNV from the exons ATGCCCTACGTCCCCCTGCACGAGAGGATacccccgcagcagcagtcgatCCGGTACGCGTCCCCCGACCTTGATCCGCGCGCGCACTTGTCCACCGACTCGCCGGCAATGAGCGACAACGAGGCCGGCCCGAGCCgcaagcggcggcgcgatgagaacggcggcggcggcgcaccagcacagcagcagcagcatcagcccCCGCAGGGATACTCTCCCAGACCGCCAGCTGCTATCCCGCCGTCCATCTTTGGCATCGCCCCGCGCAACGAGTTCACAaaggtcgtcggcgagttCATCATGGCCAACTGCCGCGGGCGCGAGAACGTCGAAGTCGAGATCAAGCTCGGGTGGCTGTATGCCCCTGGGGAGGGGCAGCCGCGGCGTATAAGGATGCCGGCGCTCACCGAAGCCA TCGTGCCCGGAGACTGGCCGATCGGACGGTTCGCATCAACAATGGACAAG aaACAACACTTCGCACTCAACACGCTGCTGAATCAGACGGTCGAGGGTTCGGCGcagacgccgacaccgcTCAAGTTCTTCCGCGCGCCCCAGGTAGACAGCTtccactcggcgccggggggcAAGGTGCGCGTCTCGCGCGACCCAAACGGGCAGGTGATCCCAGACGGCGTGGTGAAGAAGGCGAACATTGCCCACATGAACGTCTACTCGCCGCGCGAGGCGTTCGACTGGCGCGTAAGCTGCAACACTGAAacgccggccgagctgcccAACACGCCCGCGCAGAACAGCCGACAAAAGGACCGCGCATGCTACCGCCACCAGCTGTGCCAGGTCGACTTGACCGTCGTCACCGCGAGAGAGGGCAACAGCGATAGGGAACACCGCAGCTACGAGCTCGAAgtcgagatcctcgacgtGCCAGGCCTCATTGCCGAGggggagaaggaggagcgcggAGAGCCAAACCGCTTCGACGAGATCCTCCAGAGTGTGCTCGACACGGTCCGCATGCTGATCCGCAATGTCTAG
- the EMC1 gene encoding ER membrane protein complex subunit 1 — MRQRATPPPLLLLLFAALALLSAVAGLQANLAGVVDWHRAQVGAPLLAPTPPSVVSTPAGALWVAVTEANVLAAIDSTGAVAWRQVLGKDDKAASYHVCPDGSVLLLSSNAARLFDLATGNPVWERDIAAGSDAAFVSGATVVLSAGKRVTKINDDGSVAWDFEFPASDTVRFTNVAISGGKVYVLAETSGFAKPSLSHIVLDLEALAPTDLSQIPSSLAAGSGARLVVRSDGTVAAVWLEAGRIRSAELKASGGLGKTSDTLPEGSGRRFAAILDSPTPGFVLAQEENGAVSIVNVNTGAKVVGSFEGSRNSEDHTGDVYGGARDKAVFTRVYYAPGKKETVVQTISLDAKDKPVASQRVLTYDEASHGSVKHVAADASGSIVLTTASGAVQSVSDGSVAWTREESLADVVDVRFVDLGEPELDAALETLLDETFVGRVARQISDLRKLPAFAARFAQRLSSADVVTRTPPLSLDRLHRDQFGLQKLLVAVTRGGKVFGLDSANGNVLWSRNLGLFTADGPEIEVHQVHFTRNLSEVGNPQVAVIAARTRDGNTATVGYHVDAFTGEVAGDVDEARGVPAGKEIFAGAPKQSFLTNYINCCTSNRVLAVIDSKDQLHIFPKCKKVADLLQSQSGSFFYSRLDDGRTLRGFSPAAQGEGFVFTTNELWTRSFKDQKVLASSPVAPSSIASFGRALGDKSVLYKYLNPHLSVVTTLTPATATGHVYVIDTTTGTTVYEVELANIVGENVNAALVENWLVYTWLEGPGEALGGWRLGSVELYEDGIEQSAGRSTLATVPKTKALSASFILDTEATALAFTTSQYGVTTKDVVYLNSQGQVASYPRSILDPRRPKGKPTAAEKEEGIMPYEPILRAPASFVVSHKYPVAGLEFLTTAPTLLESTGLVFAGGLDLFCSRSVQPSGTFDILGDGFNKLQLLVTLGALAVGCVVAAPAVSRKALNMKWF; from the exons ATGCGGCAACGAGCAAcccccccgccgctcctcctcctccttttcgccgccctggcgctgctcagcgccgtcgcggggcTGCAGGCCAACCTGGCCGGCGTGGTCGACTGGCACCGCGCGCAGGTGGGCGCTccgctcctcgcgcccaCACCGCCGAGCGTCGTGTCCACCCCGGCGGGCGCGCTCTGGGTCGCCGTGACCGAGGCCAACGTCCTCGCTGCCATTGACTCGACgggcgccgtcgcgtggCGCCAGGTGCTgggcaaggacgacaaggccgcgAGCTACCACGTCTGCCCTGACGGAtcggtcctcctcctctcctcgaacgccgcgcgcctcttCGACCTCGCGACTGGCAATCCTGTGTGGGAGCGGGATATCGCCGCCGGCTCTGACGCAGCCTTCGTTTCCGGCGCCACGGTCGTGCTCTCGGCCGGCAAGCGCGTCACGAAgatcaacgacgacggctcggtCGCGTGGGACTTTGAGTTCCCCGCGTCCGACACGGTGCGCTTTACGAATGTCGCCATCTCCGGCGGCAAGGTGTATGTCCTGGCCGAGACGTCGGGCTTCGCCAAGCCGAGCCTATCGCACAttgtgctcgacctcgaggcgctcgcgccgaccgacctgAGCCAGATTcccagctcgctcgcggccggaTCGGGCGCGCGCCTGGTTGTGCGCTCTGATGGCACCGTCGCTGCCGTgtggctcgaggcgggcCGTATCCGCTctgccgagctcaaggccagCGGTGGCCTCGGAAAGACGAGCGACACGCTGCCTGAGGGCTCTGGACGCCGGTTCGCAGCCATCCTTGACTCTCCCACTCCCGGCTTCGTGCTTGCGCAGGAGGAGAACGGCGCCGTTTCGATCGTCAACGTGAACACCGGGGCCAAAGTTGTCGGCTCGTTTGAGGGATCG CGCAACTCTGAGGACCACACCGGCGATGTctacggcggcgcgcgcgacaaggCGGTCTTCACGCGCGTCTACTACGCTCCTGGCAAGAAGGAGACTGTCGTTCAGACCATCTCGCTGGATGCCAAGGACAAGCCTGTGGCGTCGCAGCGCGTCCTGACGTACGACGAGGCTTCGCATGGTTCCGTCAAGCACGTCGCGGCGGACGCTTCGGGCAGCATTGTCCTCACGACAGCGTCCGGCGCAGTTCAGTCTGTGAGCGACGGCTCCGTCGCGTGGACCCGTGAAgagtcgctcgccgacgtcgtcgacgtgcgcttcgttgacctcggcgagccggAGCTCGACGCAGCCCTCGAGACCCTTCTGGACGAGACGTTCgttggccgcgtcgcgcgccagaTCTCCGACCTCCGCAAGCTGCCGGCCTTTGCCGCCCGCTTCGCGCAGCGCCTGTCCTCCGCCGACGTGGTGacccgcacgccgccgctctcgctcgaccgcctccaccgcgaCCAGTTCGGCCTCCAGAAGCTGCTCGTTGCCGTCACGCGTGGCGGCAAGGTGTTCGGTCTGGACTCGGCCAATGGTAACGTGCTTTGGTCGCGTAACCTGGGCTTGTTTACCGCCGACGGGCCAGAGATCGAAGTTCACCAGGTCCACTTCACCCGCAACCTCAGCGAGGTGGGTAACCCCCAGGTCGCTGTTAttgccgcgcgcacgcgtgACGGCAACACTGCCACTGTTGGCTACCACGTCGACGCTTTCACTGGCGAGGTTGCTggcgatgtcgacgaggctCGTGGTGTGCCTGCCGGCAAGGAGATCTTTGCTGGCGCACCCAAGCAGTCGTTCTTGACGAACTACATCAACTGCTGCACGTCGAACCGCGTGCTCGCGGTCATCGACAGCAAGGACCAGCTCCACATCTTCCCCAAGTGCAAGAAGGTGGCCGACCTGCTCCAGTCGCAGTCGGGTAGCTTCTTCTACAGCcgccttgacgacggccgcaCTCTCCGTGGCTTTAGCCCCGCGGCCCAGGGCGAAGGCTTTGTGTTCACCACCAACGAGCTGTGGACGCGCTCATTCAAGGACCAGAAGGTCCTGGCGTCGAGCCCCGTCGCGCCAAGCAGCATTGCGTCGTTTGGccgtgccctcggcgacaagTCGGTCCTGTACAAGTACCTCAACCCGCACCTGTCCGTCGTCACGACCCTTACGCCGGCCACAGCCACGGGCCACGTGTATGTTATTGACACGACGACTGGCACGACAGTgtacgaggtcgagctggccaacATCGTTGGCGAGAACGTGAACGCTGCGCTGGTGGAGAACTGGCTCGTCTACACTTGGCTCGAGGGCCccggcgaggcgctgggTGGCTGGCGTCTTGGCTCGGTCGAGCTGTACGAGGACGGCATTGAGCAGAGCGCTGGGCGATCGACGCTTGCGACCGTGCCCAAGACCAAGGcgctctcggcgtccttcatcctcgacaccgaggcGACCGCGCTTGCGTTTACGACTTCGCAGTACGGCGTGACGACCAAGGACGTCGTCTACCTCAACAGCCAGGGCCAGGTCGCGTCGTACCCCCGCAGCATCCtcgacccccgccgccccaagggcaagccgacggcggccgagaaggaggagggcatcATGCCGTACGAGCCCATCCTGCGTGCACCGGCCTCGTTCGTCGTCTCGCACAAGTACCCCGTTGCCGGCCTCGAGTTCCTCACCACGGCACCCACACTCCTCGAGTCGACCGGGCTCGTGTTCGctggcggcctcgacctcttctgctcgcgcagcgtcCAGCCCAGCGGCACATTCGAtatcctcggcgacggcttCAACAAGCTCCAGCTGCTCGTTaccctcggcgcccttgcGGTCGGCTGCGTTGTTGCCGCGCCTGCAGTCTCGCGAAAAGCCCTGAACATGAAGTGGTTCTAG
- the RKI1 gene encoding Ribose-5-phosphate isomerase, translating into MTAASVLRLAHTTASKMSLSGVEAAKRLAAYAAVDRHIGLEHKLIGIGSGSTVPYVVDRIVQQGPKANAGRVFLPTGFQSKELIIKAGLALGDVDQYTRLDVTIDGADEVDSNLNSIKGGGACQLREKVLADMADTWVMVADYRKNSEVLGTNWKQGVPIEVVPFAYAQVLATLTKQGGTPTLRMGKAKAGPVVSDNGNFIIDAVFPKDQMLKPAELLVRIKLITGVVEVGLFTDLAKAAYFGNEDGSVTVRALGGKTEKIASVPDVPAIASL; encoded by the exons ATGACGGCTGCCTCTGTCCTCCGACTAGCACACACCACAGCCAGCAAAATGTCCCTCTCTGGAGTTGAAGCCGCCAAGCGTCTGGCCGCCTACGCCGCAGTCGACCGTCAcatcggcctcgagcacaag CTCATCGGTATCGGCTCGGGATCGACCGTGCcgtacgtcgtcgaccgcatCGTCCAGCAGGGCCCCAAGGCCAACGCTGGCCGTGTCTTCCTCCCCACTG GCTTCCAGTCCAAGGAGCTCATCATCAAGGCCGGCCTCGCTCTCGGTGATGTCGACCAGTACACCCGCCTCGATGTGACCattgacggcgccgacga GGTTGACTCCAACCTCAACTCGAtcaagggcggcggtgcgtgcCAGCTCCGCGAGAaggtcctcgccgacatggccgacACGTGGGTCATGGTCGCCGACTACCGCAAGAACTCGGAGGTGCTCGGCACAAAC TGGAAGCAGGGCGTCCCCATCGAGGTCGTTCCCTTCGCCTACGCTCAGGTCCTCGCCACCCTCACCAAGCAgggcggcacgccgacgctgcgcatgggcaaggccaaggccggccCCGTGGTCAGCGACAACGGCAACTTTATCATCGACGCCGTGTTCCCCAAGGACCAGATGCTcaagcccgccgagctcctcgtgcGCATCAAGCTTATCactggcgtcgtcgaggttggcctcttcaccgacctcgccaaggccgcgtaCTTTGGCAACGAGGACGGCAGCGTCACTGTCCGCGCTCTTGGCGGCAAGACCGAGAAGATTGCCTCGGTGCCTGATGTCCCGGCCATCGCGTCGCTCTAA
- the TMED9 gene encoding Transmembrane emp24 domain-containing protein 9 produces the protein MRLASLLAAAPLLQAVTALHFYFESNEKRCFLEELPSNTIVEGHYKALLWDEPQQQWVINEQLGIHVNVEDLSSGNIAVNTRGPHEGKFTFTSHDPGDHNICLHTNMTGGWVSNEHIKLYLDINVGSSKHDLEADRNHANTLAGKLNELNKRVEDIQREQRYMREVEASFRDASENVNSVAVWYCILQIGVLVAAGFWQMRHLKVYFDDKKLR, from the exons ATGCGCCTCGCGTCCCTACttgccgctgcgccgctgctgcaggcCGTGACG GCGCTACACTTCTACTTCGAGTCGAATGAGAAGCGCTGTttcctcgaggagctgccgTCCAACACGATTGTCGAGG gccaCTACAAGGCGCTCCTGTGGGACgagccccagcagcagtgggTCATCAACGAGCAGCTGGGCATCCACGTGAATGTGGAG GACCTGTCCTCTGGCAACATTGCCGTCAACACGCGCGGCCCGCACGAGGGCAAGTTTACCTTCACCTCGCACGACCCGGGAGACCACAACATCTGCCTGCACACCAACATgacgggcgggtgggtgagcAACGAGCATATCAAGCTGTACTTGGATATCAATGTCGGGTCGAGCAAGCACGACTtgga GGCCGACCGCAACCACGCCAACACGCTCGCAGGCAAGCTCAACGAGCTCAACAAGCGCGTAGAGGACATtcagcgcgagcagcggtACATGCGCGAAGTGGAAGCGTCGTTCCGCGACGCGTCGGAAAACGTCAACTCGGTCGCGGTCTGGTACTGTATCCTCCAGAttggcgtgctcgtcgctgctggaTTCTGGCAGATGCGCCATTTGAAGGTGTACTTTGACGATAAGAAGCTGCGCTGA
- the Zfyve19 gene encoding Abscission/NoCut checkpoint regulator, producing MPNDDDLWARLSALRGGPAKLPLDPTISAPTPESVAAAAQAAKDEDEELERIANSLPPETQDEDDDVAALLASLGAAAVPTGGVVAGDDDTTAHRSISALEREATAALRDAHASGFLDAPDHAPSAELRNAAANNTSNSLDHGPAVEDFETEDEILARALAEAAIEDDEDEAAPAAAESLNRPSAHAPRTAGVSAGLEAGDDNKDDDDASAAALASLSGLQTLPTLPDLVDEDDEPLDAESKARMDALLGLRGPSLFPATPTRDPKPKDSNALGPPPRAPGQGWNIPGYDDGRDEDLDSWCSICNKDAELRCRGCDGDLYCRECWAEGHGAGPGKEQGHKVERFTWSRKV from the exons ATgcccaacgacgacgacttgtGGGCGCGCCTTAGTGCCCTGAGGGGGGGCCCAGCCAAACTTCCCTTGGACCCCACCATCTCCGCACCGACACCAGAATCTGTAGCGGCAGCTGCACAGGCAGCAAAAGACGAAGACGAAGAGCTCGAGCGTATAGCAAACTCGCTGCCGCCAGAGACacaggacgaggacgacgacgtggcggCCCTCTTGGCCAGTctgggcgccgcggccgtacctaccggcggcgtggtggccggTGATGACGACACCACTGCACACCGCTCCATTTCCGCCCTCGAACGCGAAGCCACTGCAGCCCTCCGCGATGCCCACGCGTCGGGTTTTCTCGACGCGCCGGACCATGCACCATCAGCAGAGCTGCGGAATGCCGCCGCAAACAACACCAGCAACAGCTTGGACCACGGACCCGCGGTCGAAGACTTTGAAACAGAGGACGAGATCCTGGCGCGTGCTttggccgaggcggcgatcGAGGATGATGAAGACGAGGCTGCTCCTGCAGCGGCAGAGAGCTTGAACCGGCCGTCGGCACATGCCCCGCGCACGGCTGGGGTATCCGCGGGGCTCGAggctggcgacgacaacaaggacgacgacgacgcgtcggcggcggccctgGCGTCGCTCTCGGGCCTACAGACACTGCCTACGCTGCCCGATCTCgtcgacgaagacgacgagccgctcgacgccgagtccaAGGCGCGTATGGACGCGCTCTTGGGCCTCCGGGGCCCGAGTCTCTtccccgccacgcccacgcgcgaccccaagcccaaggacagcaacgcgctcggcccgccgccccgtgCGCCGGGTCAAGGATGGAACATTCCGGGGTACGACGACGGTCGTGACGAGGATCTGGATAGCTGGTGCT CAATCTGCAACAAGGACGCCGAACTCCGGTGCCGCGGGTGCGACGGCGACCTGTACTGCCGCGAGTGCTGGGCCGAGGGCCACGGCGCAGGCCCGGGCAAGGAGCAGGGGCACAAGGTCGAGCGGTTTACGTGGTCGCGGAAGGTGTAG
- the YAT1 gene encoding Putative mitochondrial carnitine O-acetyltransferase — MSHISSPTAYPPAQPPIPSPSHSMTSRAAANGSNGNANGSANGLLSSPPVPAGALTPNHEQDEGFLAKYPNVSAKLPIPKLEDTCRRYLASLEGLQEPEEHAKTKAVVEHFLTSGEGAKWQQRLVDYDQGVDSYIEEFWYESYLSHSDSVVLSLNPFFVLSSDVTPRNDPQLSRASSLILSSLLFIHDLRNGVLKADSIRGAPLDMSQYERLFATSRVPTETGCRMETYDQSRHIVVIRRGQFYWFDVLDSKNRPMLSDREILSNLQGIVADADKIPVNQTAPNAVGILTTENRKIWSRLRGELRDSNKHNARCLSIVESALFVVCLDDAEPADVGDLCANFLCGGYRLEHGVQVGTCLNRWYDKLQIIVCSNGEAGVNFEHTGVDGHTVLRYVGDVFTELVLLFAKTINPSTPSLFKAKLSPFAKGSKTPREADDIECEADTNPKKLDWRLTPDLRAGVRFAETRISDLICQNDTKALEFRGYGGNFIKRHGFSPDAFVQMAFQAAYYSLYGRVESTYEPAMTKAFRHGRTEAIRSVTTPSVKFVKTFCSETATAAEKIDTLRKACKRHTELTRECSAGQGQDRHLYAMYSLIQKVIHADEKAGLPKESVPALFTDPGYSQLASSVLSTSNCGNPALRLFGFGPVTPEGYGIGYIIKDEGISVCMSSKHLQTRRLLKTLQAYLLEVRSLLIQLWREANERPQAFVDHSGVMRDARTGRRLSDHEKDEEGPGGADDEEDFFGGFGYFDVGASQALAEQGKRRRQAVGKVIQIAEY, encoded by the exons ATGTCACACATTTCTTCTCCGACAGCTTACCCCCCTGCCCAACCACCCatccccagccccagccacTCGATGACATCGCGCGCTGCAGCAAACGGATCAAACGGCAACGCCAACGGCTCCGCAAACGGCCTCTTGTCGAGCCCACCCGTCCCAGCAGGCGCCCTCACCCCTAACCACGAGCAGGACGAGGGCTTCCTCGCAAAGTACCCCAACGTCAGCGCAAAGCTCCCCATCCCAAAGCTCGAGGACACGTGCCGTCGCTACCTTGCCTCGCTCGAAGGCCTCCAGGAGCCAGAGGAGCACGCAAAGAccaaggccgtcgtcgagcacttTCTCACTTCGGGAGAGGGTGCAAAGTGGCaacagcgcctcgtcgactaTGACCAGGGTGTAGACAGCTACATTGAGGAGTTTTGGT ACGAATCATACCTCTCGCACTCGGATTCGGTCGTGCTCAGCCTCAACCCCTTCTTTGTCCTGTCCTCGGACGTCACCCCACGCAACGACCCTCAGCTCTCACGTGCGTCGTCCCTCATcctctcgtcgctcctcTTCATCCACGACCTCCGCAATGGcgtcctcaaggccgacaGCATCAGGGGAGCGCCCCTGGACATGAGTCAGTATGAGCGCCTGTTTGCCACTTCCCGTGTCCCCACCGAGACTGGCTGTCGCATGGAGACGTACGACCAGTCGCGCCACATTGTCGTCATCCGCCGCGGACAGTTCTACTGGttcgacgtcctcgactcCAAGAACCGCCCCATGCTTAGCGACCGCGAGATCTTGAGCAACCTCCAGggcatcgtcgccgacgccgacaagatcCCCGTCAACCAGACCGCCCCCAACGCCGTCGGTATCCTGACCACTGAGAACCGCAAGATCTGGTCGCGCctccgcggcgagctccGCGACTCAAACAAGCACAACGCCCGCTGTTTGTCCATTGTCGAGTCGGCACTGTTCGTCGTTTGTCTTGACGatgccgagcccgccgacgtcggaGACCTGTGCGCCAACTTCCTCTGCGGTGGCtaccgcctcgagcacggtGTCCAGGTGGGCACGTGCCTCAACCGTTGGTACGACAAGCTCCAGATCATCGTCTGCAGCAACGGCGAGGCTGGTGTCAACTTTGAGCACACTGGTGTCGACGGCCACACTGTGCTGCGCTACGTCGGTGACGTCTTCACCGAGTTAGTTTTGCTCTTCGCCAAGACGATCAAcccgtcgacgccctcgctgTTCAAGGCCAAGCTGTCGCCTTTCGCCAAGGGCTCCAAGACGCCCCGCGAGGCTGACGACATTGAGTGCGAGGCCGACACCAACCCCAAGAAGCTAGACTGGCGTCTCACGCCCGACCTCCGTGCCGGTGTCCGCTTTGCCGAGACGCGTATCTCCGACCTCATCTGCCAGAACGAcaccaaggcgctcgagttCCGCGGTTACGGTGGCAACTTTATCAAGCGCCACGGCTTCTCGCCCGACGCCTTTGTCCAGATGGCGTTCCAGGCTGCCTACTACAGCCTGTACGGCCGTGTCGAGTCGACGTACGAGCCGGCCATGACCAAGGCCTTCCGCCACGGTCGTACCGAGGCTATCCGCTCCGTCACCACCCCCAGTGTCAAGTTTGTCAAGACCTTCTGTTCCGAGACTGCTACTGCGGCCGAGAAGATTGATACCCTCCGCAAGGCCTGCAAGCGCCACACTGAGCTCACTCGCGAGTGCAGTGCCGGCCAGGGCCAGGACCGCCACCTGTACGCCATGTACTCGCTCATCCAGAAGGTTATCCATgccgacgagaaggccggcCTGCCGAAGGAGTCTGTCCCTGCGCTCTTCACCGACCCGGGCTACTCGCAGCTTGCTTCGTCGGTGCTCTCCACCTCGAACTGTGGCAACCCTGCTCTCCGCCTCTTCGGTTTCGGCCCCGTGACCCCCGAGGGCTACGGTATCGGCTACATTATCAAGGACGAGGGTATCTCGGTGTGCATGTCGTCCAAGCACCTCCAGACGCGCCGTCTGCTCAAGACGCTCCAGGCGTACCTGCTCGAGGTCAGGAGTCTACTCATCCAGCTCTGGCGCGAGGCCAACGAGCGGCCTCAGGCGTTCGTCGACCACTCGGGTGTCATGCGCGACGCGCGTACCGGTCGCCGCCTTAGCGACcacgagaaggacgaggagggacCGGGTGgtgccgatgacgaggaggacttCTTTGGCGGCTTTGGCTACTTTGACGTCGGTGCTAGCCAGGCGCTGGCCGAGCAGGGCAAGCGGAGGCGGCAGGCTGTCGGCAAGGTCATCCAGATTGCCGAGTACTAG
- the SFM1 gene encoding Protein arginine N-methyltransferase SFM1, which yields MTKGFKYIIEHMEQDDEATRALPEWVRLEYAHMLVAVGPNSEVDFTSLSSSSIPPLKSYLETKPSSSKAGLHTAPVLDMLAARNPPIPQARVCLLDPRAPQVISPDDADKFEVFLYGGILGDDPPRDRTGELRRLGFEGRHLGPVQMTTDTAVKVTKIVVEDQVPLDQIKFIDFPTITFNKHESIEMPFRYVTDAKGEPILPPGMKDHLKADLNRTIDDF from the exons ATGACAAAAGGATTCAAGTACATTATCG AGCACATGGagcaggacgacgaggcgacgcgcgcccTGCCGGAGTGGGTACGCCTTGA ATACGCGCACATGCTCGTTGCCGTGGGCCCGAACTCCGAAGTGGACTTCACCTCGCTCTCCAGCTCCTCCATCCCTCCCTTGAAGTCGTACCTCGAGACCAAGCCGTCGAGCTCCAAGGCAGGCCTTCACACCGCCCCTGTGCTCGACATGCTCGCGGCGCGTAACCCCCCGATCCCGCAGGCGCGGGTATGCCTGCtcgacccgcgcgcgccgcaggtAATCtcccccgacgacgccgacaagttCGAGGTGTTCCTGTACGGCGGtatcctcggcgacgacccgcCCCGCGACCGTAccggcgagctgcgccgcctcgggtTCGAGGGCCGCCACCTTGGCCCCGTGCAGATGACTACTGATACCGCGGTCAAGGTCACCAAGATTGTCGTTGAGGAccagg TCCCCCTCGACCAGATCAAGTTTATCGACTTCCCGACCATCACATTCAACAAGCACGAGTCGATCGAGATGCCGTTCC gctACGTGACCgacgccaagggcgagcCCATCCTCCCGCCCGGCATGAAGGACCACCTCAAGGCGGACCTCAACCGCACGATTGACGACTTTTGA
- the CND04920 gene encoding UPF0390 protein, translated as MAQGAAKGLKAKKESGGRKKGGKLPKGRREFAPKKLDHVREKITTKKLSSKINNSIEKQMVNAASSGKLTIMKNKGDLEAGKGKK; from the exons ATGGCTCAAGGCGCAGCCAAGGGCCTCAAGGCGAAGAAGGAGTCGGGCGGCCGCAAAAAGGGCGGCAAGCTCCCCAAGGGCCGCCGCGAGTTTGCGCCCAAGAAGCTCGACCATGTGCGGGAGAAGATCACGACCAAG AAACTCTCCTCCAAGATCAACAACTCGATCGAGAAGCAGATGGTCAACGCCGCGTCTAGTGGCAAGCTCACCATCATGAAGAACaagggcgacctcgaggc cggcaagggcaagaagtaG
- the rpsL gene encoding 30S ribosomal protein S12 — protein MFARGAVAALTSSFTQLSVRAASRAQPIASSSRLRLAPVAQPLAAVRAFSASAPASKPSVNQVIRGCRKPRTRKKPTPLLEGAPQRKGVLTKVYTVKPRKPNSAQRKVCRVKLSTGKSTIAYIPGEGHNLQEHAVVLVRGGRTKDLPGVKYKIVRGALDTHGVVGRTKSRSKYGVKKPKSP, from the exons ATGTTCGCCCGCGGAgccgtcgcggccctcaCCTCGTCGTTCACGCAGCTGTCTGTGCGCGCtgcgtcgcgcgcgcagcccatCGCTTCGTCGTCTCGGCTTCGCCTGGCGCCCGTCGCGCAGCCTCTTGCCGCGGTCCGCGCCTtctctgcctcggcgccggcgtccaaGCCGTCCGTGAACCAGG TCATCCGCGGATGCCGCAAGCCGAGGACACGGAAAAAGCCCACCCCCctgctcgagggcgcgccgcagcgcaaGGGTGTCCTGACAAAGGTCTACACTGTCAAGCCGCGTAAGCCCAACTCGGCGCAGCGTAAGGTATGCCGTGTCAAGCTCAGCACGGGCAAGAGCACGATCGCGTACATCCCCGGAGAGGGACACAACCTGCAGGAGCACGCCGTTGTGCTGGTGCGTGGTGGACGTACCAAGGATTTGCCCGGTGTCAA gtACAAGATTGTCCgtggcgcgctcgacacgcacgGTGTGGTGGGCCGCACCAAGTCGAGGTCGAAGTACGGCG TCAAGAAGCCCAAGAGCCCTTAG